In the genome of Actinomadura graeca, one region contains:
- a CDS encoding nuclear transport factor 2 family protein produces MTESAPAANSAVNPAATPREVVDQIIQYMLDIDMAGFGDLWADDGDLDLLFAPHGAVRHLQGRDTIREYLIKGQAATPLKLEKIESLVVHETADPEVVVFEFEGLGSVSTTGGTYRTTYIDVLRARDGRIVNLRHFAEPTAWLITASETGAEAAGERR; encoded by the coding sequence ATGACCGAATCCGCCCCTGCCGCGAACTCCGCCGTGAACCCGGCCGCCACTCCCAGGGAGGTCGTCGACCAGATCATCCAGTACATGCTGGACATCGACATGGCCGGCTTCGGGGACCTGTGGGCCGACGACGGCGACCTCGACCTGCTCTTCGCGCCGCACGGGGCCGTCCGCCACCTGCAGGGCCGCGACACCATCCGCGAGTACCTGATCAAGGGGCAGGCGGCGACGCCCCTCAAGCTGGAGAAGATCGAGTCCCTGGTCGTCCACGAGACGGCCGACCCCGAGGTCGTCGTGTTCGAGTTCGAGGGGCTCGGCTCGGTGTCCACGACGGGCGGCACCTACCGCACCACCTACATCGACGTGCTGCGCGCCCGCGACGGGCGGATCGTGAACCTGCGGCACTTCGCCGAGCCCACCGCGTGGCTCATCACCGCGTCGGAGACC